GCGGCCGCGGCGTGCAGCTCCTCGATCGGGATCTCGGAGACGGCCGCCGCCTCGGCGAGGGCGTTCTTCGCCCACATCCCCTCTTGGATGACGAAGGTGTTCTCGAGCTTCTTCGTCGGGTCGAGAAGCGCGTCGAGCGCTGCCCGGGCGCTCATCTGCTCGGCCAACTCGTACGCACCGGGATGGAACTCGGGATCGGGCGACTGCTCGAGCAGCAGATCGTAGAAGGCGTCGTAGGAGGCGGTGACGCCCTCGTCGACGAGGTTCTCAGCGATATCGGCGCCGGTGTCGCCTTCGTGGATCATGAAGATCACCTCGCCGGTGCCGGCTCCCGTATAGTCCTCGGCGGGAGTGAATCGCTCGATGAGCGCGTTGATCGGGCCCTGGAGGAAGAAGAACGCGCCCACCGCGAGCGCGGCGACGACGAGGAGTCCGACCAGGCACCCCCACGGTCCCTTCCTGCGGGGCTTGTCGTCGTCGTGATACCCGCCGTGCTTGAGGGCGCGCCGCTCCGAACGGCTCAATCGATGCGAGGTGGGTTCGTCGTCATCAGGGGCGCCTGACCACGGCTGTGACTCCTCGTCCCATGGCAGAAGGATGTCCTCCTCATGCTCCTTCGACCCCGAGTCGGGGGCATCGAGCTGCCACTGGAACGGGGCCTCGTGCGCCGTCTGGTGTGGCGGGACGCCCCGCTGACCCGCCTCCCACTGTGAAGCTGCCTGCTGTTCAGCCGGCCACGGTCGCGTATGCCGGTCATCGGACGGCATGTCGGACGCCAGCTGTCGCTCGGCGGCCTCTTGGG
The Agromyces albus DNA segment above includes these coding regions:
- the mltG gene encoding endolytic transglycosylase MltG translates to MTRREAREAEQRRAALLQQEEQQEQQEQGAGRSSSSTPPPPPPPPQAQYPTEQRMAQEAAERQLASDMPSDDRHTRPWPAEQQAASQWEAGQRGVPPHQTAHEAPFQWQLDAPDSGSKEHEEDILLPWDEESQPWSGAPDDDEPTSHRLSRSERRALKHGGYHDDDKPRRKGPWGCLVGLLVVAALAVGAFFFLQGPINALIERFTPAEDYTGAGTGEVIFMIHEGDTGADIAENLVDEGVTASYDAFYDLLLEQSPDPEFHPGAYELAEQMSARAALDALLDPTKKLENTFVIQEGMWAKNALAEAAAVSEIPIEELHAAAADLPALGLPPEATSVEGFLFPATYTVAPGMTAPDLVKMLVDRSFQALDAAGVAPEDRWRTVIKASLIEREAGARGDDYTDYFKVSRVIENRLNPELFESGLLQFDSTVHYGVGDDSVVTTTEAQRSDPANPYNTYVHPGLPPGPIGNPGDKAIEAAINPVDGPWLYFVTVDLDSGETVFSSTIEEHEAAVVRFRAWLDEHPEYGD